Proteins encoded by one window of Yamadazyma tenuis chromosome 2, complete sequence:
- a CDS encoding uncharacterized protein (EggNog:ENOG503PCWE; COG:T): MGLLSFKKKKESLFDLSPFPNLPKNYKLLNMIGEGAFSTVYKAKNLTNGNSYAIKIINKSNLNEKQLENVTNEIDIMRNLNHKNLLKLIEFYNYHDFCYLILEYCNGGEIFNKIIEYTYFSEDLSRHVFIQLLKAVNYLHQNNVVHRDIKPENLFFNRIKLFRRSSEEYKATLRSSDDETKLDEGAFMKGLGAGTIGVVKLGDFGLAKKLTPLISQTTPTTNTRYINNLKTPCGTAGYTAPEVITANQDIDKQNYYSKAVDIWSLGCLLYTILCGFPPFYDDDSSKLTLKILNGDYTFLSPWWDEISDEVKDLIAKMLVINPNNRITIDEIFNHPWIKDEIFSQDYFNINSKFENNDLTVSKTPIDRVEHIEHRSGSSNSDTVGTLVLDPDDPLSEQPSPYNLPTSAVDIPKPIPIPAASGHSTNPLLSPRATAIKSVFNNPAMNEFSGLKFNNKAIFNIEEEQKDILTNLHKLIIKSSIPNTISSSNSDSDDEDYQTRQSSIISGDRSNEKFQLNMNDSNLISRRRSTKTSH; this comes from the coding sequence ATGGGGCTTTTACTgtttaagaagaagaaagagtCCCTATTCGATCTCAGTCCCTTTCCCAATTTACCCAAGAACTATAAGCTTTTGAATATGATCGGAGAAGGAGCGTTTTCCACTGTTTATAAGGCTAAGAACCTTACGAATGGTAATCTGTATGCCATAaagatcatcaataaatcgaacttgaatgaaaaGCAACTCGAAAATGTCACCAATGAGATAGATATCATGAGGAATTTGAATCATAAGAACCTTTTGAAATTAATCGAGTTTTACAACTATCACGACTTTTGCTACCTAATCTTGGAGTACTGTAACGGAGGAGAAATTTTTaacaaaatcattgaatACACCTATTTCAGTGAGGACCTATCCCGGCATGTATTCATCCAATTATTAAAGGCCGTTAATTACTTGCATCAGAACAATGTGGTTCATCGAGATATAAAGCCTGAgaaccttttcttcaatagaATTAAGCTTTTTAGAAGGTCATCAGAGGAGTACAAAGCCACTTTGCGATCTAGTGACGACGAAACGAAATTAGATGAGGGTGCGTTTATGAAGGGATTGGGTGCCGGTACTATCGGTGTTGTTAAATTAGGGGACTTTGGTCTTGCAAAAAAATTGACCCCATTAATAAGTCAAACTACTCctaccaccaacacaaGATatatcaacaatttgaagactCCTTGTGGCACTGCTGGGTACACTGCCCCCGAAGTTATTACGGCCAACCAAGATATAGACAAGCAGAACTACTACTCCAAGGCCGTGGATATCTGGTCTTTGGGTTGCTTGTTGTACACAATATTATGTGGCTTCCCTCCATTTTATGACGACGATTCGAGCAAATTGACATTAAAGATTCTAAACGGTGACTACACCTTTTTAAGTCCTTGGTGGGATGAAATCAGTGATGAGGTTAAAGACCTTATTGCTAAAATGTTGGTtatcaaccccaacaatAGAATCACCATCGATGAAATCTTTAATCATCCCTGGATAAAGGATGAGATTTTTTCACAGGATTACTTTAAtatcaattccaagtttgaaaataatGACCTTACGGTTTCAAAGACCCCAATAGATAGGGTGGAACACATCGAGCATAGATCAGGTAGTAGCAACTCCGACACGGTGGGTACGTTAGTTTTGGATCCAGATGATCCTCTTTCTGAACAGCCATCCCCTTACAATTTGCCAACTTCAGCTGTGGATATTCCTAAGCCAATTCCTATACCAGCTGCTAGTGGCCATAGCACCAACCCATTATTAAGTCCCAGAGCAACTGCAATTAAATCGGTTTTTAATAATCCGGCAATGAATGAGTTCTCAGGGTTAAAATTCAATAATAAGGCCATATTCaacattgaagaagaacaaaaggATATTCTCACCaacctccacaaactcatcatcaagtcttccaTTCCCAACACCATTTCATCATCGAACTCGGACtcagatgatgaagactaCCAAACTCGCCAAAGCTCCATTATCAGCGGAGACCGTTCCAATGAAAAATTCCAGCTTAATATGAATGATCTGAATCTAATTctgagaagaagatccacCAAGACATCTCACTAA
- the GRX5 gene encoding monothiol glutaredoxin grx5 (EggNog:ENOG503P2U5; COG:O) — protein MFRLLTSRIATPPRAYGFVNTRFMSNEIKDAIQKAIDSSKVVLFMKGTPEFPQCGFSRATIQILGQQGVDPNKFAAYNVLEDSELRDGIKEFSSWPTIPQLYVDKEFIGGCDIIMSMAQSGELAELLEKTDCLVPEEDDGELDIKPAERG, from the coding sequence ATGTTTAGGCTTTTAACCTCCAGAATAGCTACGCCCCCTAGAGCTTATGGGTTCGTGAACACTAGATTTATGTCTAACGAGATCAAGGATGCCATTCAAAAAGCCATCGACAGCTCCAAGGTTGTTTTGTTCATGAAAGGTACTCCCGAATTCCCGCAGTGTGGATTCTCCAGAGCAACAATCCAAATTTTGGGTCAACAAGGGGTAGACCCCAACAAGTTCGCTGCCTATAACGTGTTGGAGGACTCTGAGTTAAGAGATGGAATTAAAGAATTTAgttcttggccaacaatCCCCCAATTATATGTGGACAAGGAGTTTATTGGAGGATGTGATATTATCATGAGTATGGCACAAAGTGGCGAATTGGCCgaattgttggagaagacCGATTGCTTAGTGcctgaagaagatgacggTGAGTTGGACATCAAACCTGCCGAAAGGGGTTAG
- a CDS encoding uncharacterized protein (COG:S; EggNog:ENOG503NX2X), producing the protein MSLEQEFKEAPLAAEDETKSNNDVNSNSSGSVTKPADEKSKEQLVQELADEYGINQKKLMWKVDVCVVPGFCLLYFLSFLDRVNISNARLYGLEEDLNMTGDQFNIALALFYVPYVAFELVSNYSLKFIRPHIWLSSCIFLFGCVTIGMGFAKTFGQLVACRVLIGMTEAATFPGLFYILSSFYANFEAQRRFSIFFSCTCLAGGASGAIAYKINDLNGVHGLVSWRWIFIVEGAFTAGLAFVLFLIVADFPEDARFLKANEKTFLKKKLAIYSGAESGYEITNKVSDVVKCFKDYLIWLPALAYFGFIIPSYGYAYFSATIIKEMGYTAVSANQHSVYPWLAAFGFSVIIAFTSDHLRIRLPFVILCLVVAITGLAMVLGATDYPKVRYGGCFLIASGLYSGMPVLVCWNSVNFGGHLRKSVGTAWQIGFGNIGGIIATFIFLTKDAPVYRSGMAVCISSACFAIICSTAYFFAVRRLNSIKQTDTYVEKFNALSERDQILAGDKNPNFRSKSPEDSGLFSSILNIAHNTANLITHKDKSRSTEMHSHVSPVQASGEETDNFSSFSKKLDALINDQEDSIEESKSINNMTVSVNVNGTDHSTTPGLASQLSPNSIHFASIRESPLSTLGNGNLSLNDFKNSKKDTLVNTVSRVSDKDKTKDRDFKGRRTSATVASDTESFSAIHDNEKLKRASKKRNKEFHQIFNKLPKSDRLIDDFSCALSRDILVQGRMYLSEHYICFKSNILGWVTNLLIPLQEVIQIEKRSTAVLFPNGMIIKTLHQKYTFATFLSRDTSFDLLTRVWHRVLLDKEEGKVINNDYTSSVESDVSDFSEGDDSEDDVDRSNLESDNDEVARRGSLSRKGSLSQNGNVTVEPSLGEDSEDDTISSGEHLESSTNYSEEEENAENDTPNESSGKTFKGLPLVGPSTHSPTSNEYVKGGGDTFIIEDEFKAPLGVVFNLLFGKDSSYYIQVLKNQNNIDIQDDKITGLSKQGDARDYKYVKPLKGAIGPKQTTCLITDKILEYNLEKFILVEQATSTPDVPSGNAFKIRTRIYLNWGANNSTKIYVITNIEWTGKSWIKGPIEKGSIDGQKESMKILVDSVNSFIKNGGSGGKESPSKKRSRKKSLQAETKELNQESAPAPKNTTFSEKFTDLVEIVGSAVPIPGLPSLITGYIILFCTMFLFIQVYNKILMPKPLHIVENSILFNNEKFYLIPSVDNQLNNEAAIKNSEVNLWKWIYEKSGQKVDNVVQHQQDTIRAYKRQELQEIVSLAQMNIDELTNLLNE; encoded by the exons ATGAGCCTAGAACAAGAATTTAAAGAGGCACCTTTAGCGGCCGAGGATGAAACCAAAAGCAATAACGATGTGAATTCCAACTCATCAGGTTCTGTCACTAAGCCAGCAGATGAAAAATCAAAAGAACAACTTGTACAAGAGCTTGCAGATGAATACGGTATcaaccaaaagaagttgatgtgGAAAGTCGACGTTTGTGTGGTCCCAGGGTTTTGTCTTTTGTACTTCCTCTCATTTTTGGATAGAGTGAATATCTCCAATGCCAGACTTTATGGATTAGAGGAAGATTTGAATATGACAGGAGATCAGTTCAACATCGCTTTGGCTTTGTTTTATGTGCCGTACGTGGCGTTTGAGTTGGTTTCCAACTACTCCCTTAAATTCATCAGACCCCACATATGGTTATCTTCCTGtatctttttgtttggttGTGTGACTATTGGTATGGGCTTTGCCAAAACTTTTGGACAATTAGTGGCTTGCAGAGTATTGATCGGAATGACAGAAGCTGCGACTTTCCCTGGTCTTTTCTATATATTATCGTCGTTTTACGCCAATTTTGAAGCCCAAAGGCGGTTCTCGATATTCTTCTCCTGTACTTGTTTAGCTGGTGGTGCTTCTGGAGCTATTGCttacaaaatcaatgacttgaatgGAGTCCATGGTTTGGTCTCTTGGAGATGGATCTTCATAGTCGAAGGAGCTTTCACAGCTGGTCTTGCTTTTGTGTTGTTCCTCATTGTGGCAGACTTCCCAGAAGATGCTAGATTCTTAAAAGCTAATGAAAAGACCTtcctcaagaagaaattggctATCTATTCGGGTGCTGAATCTGGTTACGAAATTACCAACAAAGTCAGCGATGTGGTGAAGTGTTTCAAAGACTACTTGATTTGGTTACCAGCCTTGGCATACTTTGGTTTCATTATTCCATCTTATGGTTACGCTTATTTCAGTGCCACCATTATTAAAGAAATGGGTTACACCGCTGTCTCTGCGAATCAGCATTCCGTATATCCATGGCTTGCTGCTTTTGGATTTTCTGTAATCATTGCTTTCACTTCTGATCACTTGAGAATTAGACTTCCCTTTGTCATCCTATGTCTTGTTGTTGCTATTACTGGTTTGGCAATGGTCTTGGGTGCCACGGATTACCCAAAAGTAAGGTACGGAGGATGTTTCTTGATCGCTAGTGGATTGTATTCTGGTATGCCAGTCTTGGTGTGCTGGAACTCTGTAAATTTCGGAGGACATTTAAGAAAATCTGTGGGTACCGCATGGCAGattggatttggaaacATCGGTGGTATTATTGCTACATTTATCTTCTTGACCAAGGATGCCCCTGTCTACAGATCTGGTATGGCTGTGTGCATATCATCCGCATGCTTTGCAATTATCTGCTCTACCGCATACTTTTTTGCTGTCAGAAGATTGAACTCAATCAAACAAACAGACACTTACGTCGAAAAGTTTAATGCCTTGAGTGAGAGAGATCAGATTTTGGCCGGAGACAAGAACCCAAACTTTAG GAGTAAGTCACCAGAAGATTCAGGGCTTTTCTCGTCGATATTGAATATTGCCCACAACACCGCAAACCTCATCACCCACAAAGATAAACTGCGGAGCACTGAAATGCACTCTCATGTGAGCCCGGTCCAAGCAAGTGGTGAAGAGACTGACAACTTTTCGTCCTTTAGTAAGAAGTTGGATGCCTTGATCAATGACCAGGAAGATAGTATAGAAGAGTCCAAAAGCATTAACAATATGACCGTTTCCGTGAACGTAAATGGTACCGACCATAGTACAACTCCAGGACTTGCTTCTCAATTATCACCTAATAGTATCCATTTTGCTTCCATAAGAGAAAGTCCGTTAAGCACGTTGGGTAACGGCAACTTATCtttgaatgatttcaagaactccaaaAAGGACACCTTGGTTAATACCGTTTCACGTGTAAGTGATAAGGACAAGACTAAGGATAGGGATTTCAAAGGAAGACGTACAAGTGCTACAGTGGCTAGTGATACAGAATCGTTCTCTGCTATTCATGATAATGAAAAGCTTAAAAGAGCCAGTAAAAAACGGAATAAGGAGTTtcatcaaatcttcaataagCTTCCCAAATCGGATAGGTTGATTGATGACTTTTCATGTGCTTTATCGAGAGATATCTTGGTTCAAGGAAGAATGTATTTGAGTGAGCATTACATTTgtttcaaatccaacattTTAGGATGGGTTACTAATCTATTAATTCCACTTCAAGAGGTAATACAAATTGAGAAACGTTCTACCGCTGTGTTGTTCCCCAATGGTATGATCATTAAGACTTTGCATCAAAAATAcacttttgcaactttcCTTTCCAGAGATACTTCGTTTGATCTTTTGACCCGCGTATGGCACCGAGTGTTGTTagataaagaagaaggtaaggtcatcaacaatgattACACCAGTAGTGTCGAAAGTGATGTGAGTGATTTCAGTGAGGGTGATGATTCAGAAGATGATGTGGATCGCAGCAACCTTGAACTGGACAATGATGAAGTGGCTCGAAGGGGTTCTCTTTCACGAAAGGGTTCCCTTTCACAAAATGGCAATGTTACAGTGGAACCTCTGCTTGGCGAAGATAGTGAAGACGATACCATATCAAGTGGGGAACACTTGGAAAGTCTGACCAATTatagtgaagaagaagaaaatgcAGAAAATGACACTCCTAATGAGTCTTCTGGAAAGACTTTCAAAGGATTACCTCTAGTTGGGCCTTCAACTCATAGTCCAACTAGTAATGAGTATGTAAAAGGGGGAGGTGATACTTTCATTATTGAGGACGAATTCAAAGCACCTTTGGGGGTTGTTTTTAATTTGTtatttggaaaagataGCTCTTACTATATTCAGGTATTGAAAAACCAGAATAATATTGATATCCAAGATGATAAGATCACAGGACTTTCCAAGCAAGGTGACGCTAGAGACTATAAGTATGTCAAACCTTTAAAAGGGGCAATTGGACCCAAACAAACAACATGTCTTATCACTGATAAGATTCTCGAGTATAATCTAGAAAAGTTTATTTTGGTTGAACAGGCCACTTCAACTCCCGATGTGCCAAGTGGAAATGCCTTCAAAATCCGTACCAGAATCTACTTAAATTGGGGCGCAAATAATAGCACCAAGATATatgtcatcaccaacattGAATGGACAGGTAAGTCATGGATCAAGGGCCCAATTGAAAAAGGTAGTATAGACGGACAGAAAGAGTCAATGAAGATATTGGTAGACTCTGTCAATagcttcatcaagaatggcGGCAGTGGTGGCAAAGAAAGCCCTTCGAAGAAGAGATCCaggaagaaatcattgCAGGCAGAAACCAAAGAACTCAACCAAGAGTCAGCACCAGCTCCAAAAAATACCACATTCTCAGAAAAGTTTActgatttggtggaaataGTGGGGTCAGCCGTTCCAATTCCAGGGTTGCCATCTCTCATAACTGGATACATTATCCTATTTTGCACAATGTTCTTATTCATCCAGGTTTACAACAAGATTCTTATGCCTAAACCCCTCcatattgttgaaaactCTATCCTATTCAACAACGAGAAATTCTACCTCATTCCAAGTGTAGACAATCAGTTGAATAATGAAGCCGCCATTAAAAATAGCGAAGTCAATCTCTGGAAGTGGATATATGAAAAGAGTGGTCAAAAGGTTGACAATGTCgtacaacatcaacaagataCCATTCGGGCATACAAACGTCAAGAGCTACAGGAAATTGTTTCGTTGGCTCAAATGAATATAGATGAACTTACCAATTTACTAAACGAATAA
- the IRE1 gene encoding bifunctional endoribonuclease/protein kinase ire1 (EggNog:ENOG503NUNM; BUSCO:EOG09260P2K; COG:T), whose translation MFNAAANPPQCSAEAVNIRQKGPVSMLSKDHRDLLNHHDDDAVLLKEQKLEDIKNQCSQLISELDTDKDPKAIIRKHITKLKDYNDLQDIALSLVTMIADHHHLRTIDILQEMNNLRSLRDYSLSDYLLISDIDGNLHNIDRNTGNLLWTLPFDEPLIKIETNGSHSNADTNILWFVEPYNDGSLYYFTPEYGLNKLPASIKELVLQSPFFLSGDDKIYTGTRKTSLYTINVHTGELMGQYGDSEDSGPKPTTAYEYGQDDVDCIMIGKTVYELTIHSQSNSNVVWYVTYTQWGPNNIDNDLILQNQKSMDKLYFTPFHDRSLLAINQDLGTPIWISKLPSLTVNVFDIFNNPKSKNDFVTLPHPLKVLNNLQVNHDDTINDDLCFINRTANSKQWFAMSFENYPTLIKSAPIAHYQMSLFKADNDIRDLQDLYHLRYLDVSDNANDQFINGIHKFHHLNADTMYQPVSKFKDILVDYGIDDGTTIYGLPETDTQGLVVHRTTTNLPFANIIEGIRFHTASKVDGKSFPTSHKEQNMFAIDQPEQLEYLPGPNSEEYHPYKVQHTRPSLFRRIIEDIAVLLSLLAVFVLGVRIMRRVFSNWKIEFVVNIDNINGLAGNATEEGELDPKLPPSGEKVTDNLNEGKKDGIVSKENGVTDSGSADSSEMQRLTLVDPIKAEDIEELAKKRQRKRGSRGGKRGNKSKKPEDNDELDELVFSETEEVISTKSLVKMGNLINKATNKKLQIENDLIISDKILGYGSHGTVVFQGTFENRPVAVKRMLLDFYDVANHEVSLLQQSDDHPNVIRYFCSQSSVSEKFLYIALELCRGSLDDLIERPKISANFTHLKNLTLNYSDLLYQLTNGLNYLHNLKIVHRDLKPQNILIGEVKNKNNGKEQDNSDSNFRLLISDFGLCKRLDNDQSSFRATTQNAASGTSGWRAPELLLNHDLLEISPDTISSIGSNSPSNNNNSNSTGGIKRLTKAIDIFSLGCIFFYIMTKGNHPFGDRYMRDGNIVKGIYSLSLLDDCKDRYESKHLIASMIDQNPDKRPNTRDIMKHPFFWSKGKKLEFLLKVSDRFEIEKRDPPSPLLLELEKASRRITGGNWHVKFNDEFMSNLGKYRKYQPEKLMDLLRALRNKYHHFNDMPLTLQKKMSPLPNGFYDYFNSRFPNLVMEVYFVVERNLKKEHIFEEYY comes from the exons ATGTTTAACGCAGCAGCTAATCCACCACAATGCCTGGCTGAAGCTGTTAATATTCGGCAGAAGGGTCCCGTTCTGATGCTCTCCAAAGATCACCGGGATCTATTGAATCACCATGATGATGATGCAGTCCTCCTTAAAGAGCAGAAGCTAGAGGATATCAAAAATCAATGTTCTCAGTTAATTAGTGAATTGGACACAGACAAAGACCCCAAAGCCATCATCAGAAAACATATCACCAAGCTAAAAGACTATAACGATCTTCAAGACATCGCATTGAGTCTTGTAACAATGATTGCAGACCACCATCACCTTAGGACAATCGATATTCTCCAGGAAATGAATA ATTTAAGATCCCTAAGGGATTACAGTCTTTCAGATTATTTACTCATCAGTGACATAGATGGCAACTTGCATAACATAGATAGGAATACCGGTAACCTTCTATGGACCCTTCCATTTGATGAACCCTTGATCAAAATTGAAACTAATGGTTCTCATTCTAATGCCGACACCAATATTCTATGGTTCGTAGAGCCATATAATGACGGGTCACTCTATTATTTTACTCCTGAATATGGACTCAACAAATTACCGGCAAGcatcaaagagttggtACTCCAAAGTCCGTTCTTCTTATCGGGTGATGATAAGATTTATACGGGTACCCGAAAAACATCTCTTTATACCATCAATGTCCACACGGGCGAATTAATGGGTCAATATGGAGACAGTGAAGATAGCGGACCAAAGCCAACCACCGCCTACGAATATGGTCAAGACGACGTCGATTGCATTATGATAGGAAAAACCGTCTATGAGCTCACTATCCATTCTCAGTCTAATTCAAATGTAGTATGGTATGTCACATACACACAATGGGGGCCAAATAATATCGACAATGACTTGATCCTACAGAACCAGAAATCAATGGACAAGTTATATTTCACTCCATTCCATGATAGGTCACTTTTGGCCATAAACCAGGATTTAGGAACCCCAATATGGATAAGCAAACTTCCGCTGTTGACCGTCAATGTCTTTGATATATTCAACAAtcccaagtccaagaacgATTTCGTCACTCTTCCTCATCCATTGaaagtgttgaacaatttgCAGGTGAACCATGATGATACTATCAACGACGATTTGTGCTTCATCAACAGGACTGCAAACTCCAAACAGTGGTTTGCCATGAGCTTTGAAAACTACCCAACCTTGATAAAGTCTGCACCCATTGCACACTATCAAATGTCCTTGTTCAAAGCGGACAATGACATTCGTGACTTGCAAGATTTATACCATTTGAGGTATCTTGATGTGAGTGACAACGCTAATGACCAATTTATCAATGGAATTCACAAATTTCATCACTTGAATGCTGACACAATGTACCAGCCAGTTTCTAAGTTCAAGGATATTTTGGTTGATTATGGTATTGATGATGGGACCACTATCTACGGTTTACCTGAGACTGACACGCAAGGATTGGTAGTTCACAGGACTACTACAAATCTTCCATTTGCCAACATCATAGAGGGAATTAGGTTTCATACTGCCTCGAAAGTGGATGGTAAGCtgtttccaacttctcatAAAGAACAGAACATGTTTGCCATAGATCAGCCTGAACAGTTGGAGTATTTGCCTGGTCCAAATTCTGAAGAGTACCATCCATATAAGGTTCAACACACACGACCTTCACTTTTCAGGAGAATAATTGAAGACATAGCTGTACTCCTTTCACTACTTGCAGTATTCGTTTTGGGTGTCAGGATAATGCGTAGAGTATTCAGCAATTGGAaaattgaatttgttgtCAATATTGATAATATCAATGGATTGGCTGGGAATGCAACCGAAGAAGGAGAATTGGATCCAAAACTCCCACCTTCGGGAGAAAAAGTCACTGACAATCTTAACGAGGGCAAAAAGGATGGCATCGTTCTGAAGGAGAACGGAGTTACTGATTCGGGTTCTGCAGATTCTTCTGAAATGCAGAGGTTGACTCTAGTTGATCCAATAAAAGCTGaggatattgaagaattaGCAAAGAAGAGACAACGGAAGAGAGGAAGTCGTGGTGGAAAGAGAGGGAACAAGTCGAAGAAACCCGAGGACAATGATGAGCTTGACGAACTTGTGTTTtctgaaactgaagaagtAATAAGTACGAAGAGTTTGGTCAAAATGGGCAATTTGATTAACAAAGCCACTAATAAAAAGcttcaaattgaaaatgattTAATCATTTCAGACAAAATTCTTGGTTACGGGTCTCATGGTACGGTGGTGTTTCAAGGTACGTTTGAGAATAGACCAGTGGCTGTAAAGAGAATGCTATTGGATTTCTATGATGTTGCCAACCACGAAGTTTCTTTGCTACAGCAAAGTGATGACCATCCCAATGTTATCAGATACTTTTGTTCTCAGAGTTCTGTCAGTGAAAAGTTTCTTTATATTGCCTTAGAGCTCTGTCGAGGATCATTAGATGACTTAATCGAAAGACCCAAAATAAGTGCAAACTTTACTcatttgaaaaacttgactTTGAACTACTCTGATTTGTTGTATCAATTAACCAATGGCTTAAACTACTTGcacaacttgaaaattgTTCACAGAGATCTCAAACCCCAAAATATTTTGATAGGGGAGGTCAAAAACAAGAATAATGGTAAGGAGCAAGACAACTCAGATTCCAATTTCAGACTATTGATTTCAGACTTCGGGTTGTGTAAGAGACTTGACAACGACCAGAGCTCGTTTAGGGCCACTACTCAAAATGCTGCTTCAGGTACGTCTGGCTGGAGAGCTCCAGAGTTACTCTTGAATCATGATTTATTGGAAATATCACCTGATACTATTTCTTCTATTGGGTCAAACAGCccttccaacaacaacaatagTAACTCCACAGGAGGTATTAAACGATTAACGAAAGCAATCGACATTTTTTCGTTGGGTTGTATTTTTTTCTATATCATGACGAAAGGAAACCATCCTTTTGGTGACCGGTATATGAGGGATGGTAACATCGTTAAAGGGATTTATAGTCTCTCATTGTTGGATGACTGTAAGGACAGGTACGAACTGAAACATTTGATAGCTTCCATGATTGACCAAAACCCTGACAAAAGACCCAATACGCGTGATATTATGAAGCACCCATTCTTCTGGTCTAAGGGTAAGAAGTTAGAATTTCTCTTGAAAGTCAGCGACAGATTTGAGATAGAGAAAAGAGACCCGCCTAGTCCATTATTACTCGAATTGGAGAAAGCCTCTCGTAGGATTACTGGCGGTAATTGGCATGTTAAGTTCAATGACGAATTTATGAGCAACCTTGGAAAGTATAGGAAGTACCAACCCGAGAAGCTAATGGATCTTTTAAGAGCCCTTAGAAACAAATATCATCATTTCAACGATATGCCCTTGACtttgcagaagaagatgagtcCTTTACCAAATGGATTCTATGATTATTTCAATTCTAGATTCCCGAACTTGGTAATGGAGGTTTACTTCGTTGTGGaaagaaacttgaagaaagaacatatttttgaagaatactACTAA
- a CDS encoding uncharacterized protein (COG:L; EggNog:ENOG503P4DD), translating into MDDQVIKIQKFLDSLDGSIDDLHTKLQPIITKSLDEVVSNVDSPIEKIEIYNSYSYVLISIVVAYLRSKGVDTAGHPVMKELDRVKSYMKRYKDLVSSQNTSQQKNLDETKEYLQQTLGNKSVTGNTITQSMSGPAISSNSFKNTHKKFTD; encoded by the coding sequence ATGGATGATCAAGTAATAAAAATCCAGAAATTCTTAGACCTGTTAGATGGTTCCATAGATGACTTGCATACGAAATTACAACCCATAATAACCAAGTCTCTTGATGAAGTGGTGTCTAATGTTGATTCCCccattgaaaaaattgagaTTTACAACAGCTATTCATACGTTTTGATATCAATAGTTGTTGCTTATTTACGGTCCAAGGGAGTTGATACCGCTGGCCATCCTGTAATGAAGGAGTTAGACCGTGTTAAACTGTACATGAAGAGATACAAAGACTTAGTAAGTCTGCAAAACACCAGCCAACAGAAAAACTTAGATGAGACCAAAGAATATTTGCAGCAAACATTGGGGAATAAATCAGTCACAGGGAACACGATAACACAAAGCATGAGTGGCCCTGCTATAAGCTCTAATAGCTTCAAGAACACTCATAAAAAGTTTACTGACTGA
- a CDS encoding uncharacterized protein (EggNog:ENOG503P3ZW; COG:S), which produces MSGRRSNREILTGGKKYIQKQGKKFGVDEVVFDKDSRQDYLTGFHKRKVQRQKKAQVYIKEQERLARIEERKRIRDERKQDLQEQLTKFNETVKEITHYMESGDEEEDDSWDGFKDDLSVNKDSENGPEDSGVDDKGIAKAKPVPRGILRHEEVYKIEDPTSFAETDAVIDEDTTVTVESMDNPMMASIQQISLEAKAKANFVDLSKADEILDQSIKRAQNYAVITGAAKPSHKDKVKRKKFRYLTKTERRDNNSKQKLKKLKSRKRALD; this is translated from the coding sequence ATGTCAGGTAGAAGGTCAAATAGAGAAATTCTTACCGGGGGTAAGAAGTATATTCAGAAGCAGGGCAAGAAGTTTGGTGTGgatgaagttgttttcGATAAAGATTCTCGTCAAGATTATTTGACAGGTTTCCATAAACGAAAAGTCCAGAGACAGAAGAAAGCACAAGTATACATTAAAGAACAGGAAAGATTAGCCAGAATagaagagagaaagagaatACGGGATGAAAGAAAGCAAGATTTACAAGAACAGTTAACGAAGTTTAATGAAACCGTGAAGGAAATTACTCACTATATGGAAtctggtgatgaagaagaggatgacAGCTGGGATGGATTTAAGGATGATCTACTGGTAAACAAAGACAGTGAAAACGGACCAGAAGATAGTGGTGTGGATGATAAAGGCATTGCAAAGGCCAAACCGGTTCCCCGTGGGATACTAAGACATGAAGAAGTGTATAAGATTGAAGATCCTACGCTGTTTGCCGAAACCGATGCTGTCATAGACGAAGACACTACCGTGACAGTTGAGTCAATGGATAATCCGATGATGGCCAGCATTCAGCAGATCAGTTTGGAAGCCAAAGCTAAAGCTAACTTTGTTGATTTAAGTAAAGCTGATGAAATCCTAGACCAATCGATAAAGAGAGCCCAAAATTACGCTGTGATCACTGGGGCTGCCAAACCATCACACAAGGATAAGGTGAAACGGAAGAAGTTCAGGTATTTGACTAAaacagaaagaagagacaacaactccaagcaaaagttgaagaagctcaaaTCCAGAAAAAGAGCTTTGGATTAA